From a region of the Ardenticatena maritima genome:
- a CDS encoding alkaline phosphatase family protein, which produces MKPQRALIIGWDGATWDYIEPLLAEGRLPHLASLLERGAHATLRSTIPPFTNIAWPSLVTGLSPARTGIFDGAKLAPGTYTRRPTNLAAYRGIPLWHWVNRFGKRAAVFNVPMTYPARPLNGWLVGGFDTPLESEEATWPRGVLNEWAQAGRPYTILKREIDLMAQQNPHQPRGDLEAFAQEWVALTEEQGEFVARFWRDEAPDLLFTVFTATDSINHRTRQRAMIARIYEAADRALGRILHETDDETLICLVSDHGSTPAWRYIALYRLLAERGWLAFRPEIAPRFWRRLPLVGRHLARAWSRLPAHLRRLLSWPLVCYEPRLSTSYETIDWSRTQVYALTGMGPLYINLQGRQPGGVVPPDAFNRLRAQVRAALLETRDEHGEPLFADVLFGEDAYPDANPDDLPPDLVLIPARWSDHMITGFPSDPPVRPIPDTREYGTHTPDGIFVLAGPGIAQQRRLPSAEIVDVVPTLLAGWGLPLPTGLSGNVLQAAFLEPPAVEYAEAESSSSGAQAIAVEADEAILERLRNLGYLE; this is translated from the coding sequence ATGAAGCCGCAACGTGCGCTCATCATTGGCTGGGATGGAGCCACCTGGGACTACATCGAACCCTTGCTGGCGGAAGGGCGCTTGCCGCATCTGGCAAGTCTGCTCGAACGTGGCGCGCACGCCACACTGCGCTCCACCATTCCGCCCTTCACCAACATTGCCTGGCCTTCTCTTGTCACCGGGCTGAGCCCCGCACGTACAGGCATTTTCGACGGCGCGAAACTGGCGCCGGGCACCTACACGCGCCGCCCCACCAACCTGGCCGCCTATCGTGGCATACCGCTTTGGCACTGGGTGAACCGCTTTGGGAAACGCGCCGCCGTCTTCAACGTGCCCATGACCTACCCGGCGCGCCCGCTCAACGGCTGGCTGGTGGGCGGTTTCGATACCCCGCTTGAATCTGAAGAGGCGACCTGGCCGCGTGGCGTTTTGAATGAATGGGCGCAAGCCGGCCGCCCTTACACCATCCTCAAACGCGAAATTGACCTTATGGCGCAGCAAAACCCCCATCAACCGCGGGGCGACCTGGAAGCCTTCGCGCAAGAGTGGGTGGCGCTCACCGAGGAACAGGGCGAATTTGTCGCACGCTTCTGGCGCGACGAAGCCCCCGACTTGCTCTTCACCGTCTTCACCGCCACCGATTCAATCAACCATCGCACACGACAACGCGCCATGATCGCGCGCATTTACGAAGCCGCCGACCGGGCGTTGGGGCGCATTCTGCACGAAACCGATGATGAAACGCTCATTTGCCTCGTCTCCGACCACGGCTCCACCCCCGCCTGGCGCTACATTGCCCTCTACCGCCTGCTTGCCGAACGGGGGTGGCTTGCCTTCCGCCCCGAAATCGCGCCCCGCTTTTGGCGGCGTCTGCCGCTGGTGGGGCGTCATCTTGCCCGTGCATGGTCTCGCCTTCCTGCACACCTGCGGCGTCTGCTGTCGTGGCCACTTGTGTGCTATGAGCCGCGCCTCAGCACGAGTTACGAGACGATTGACTGGTCGCGCACCCAGGTCTATGCCCTGACAGGCATGGGACCGCTCTACATCAACCTGCAAGGTCGCCAGCCCGGAGGCGTTGTCCCGCCCGACGCCTTCAACCGCCTTCGCGCCCAGGTGCGCGCCGCGCTTCTGGAGACGCGCGATGAGCATGGCGAACCTCTCTTCGCCGACGTCCTCTTTGGCGAGGACGCCTATCCCGACGCCAACCCGGACGACCTTCCACCCGACCTTGTGCTCATCCCAGCCAGGTGGTCCGACCACATGATCACCGGCTTCCCCAGCGACCCACCCGTGCGCCCCATCCCCGATACACGCGAATACGGCACACACACACCCGATGGCATTTTCGTGCTGGCGGGACCCGGCATCGCGCAACAGCGCCGTCTTCCATCTGCGGAGATTGTGGACGTTGTTCCCACCTTGCTGGCGGGTTGGGGGCTACCACTGCCGACGGGATTGAGTGGCAACGTGTTGCAAGCCGCTTTCCTGGAACCCCCCGCGGTTGAATATGCCGAGGCGGAGTCTTCATCCAGTGGGGCACAGGCGATTGCTGTGGAGGCTGACGAGGCGATTTTGGAACGCCTGCGCAATCTTGGTTATTTGGAGTAA
- a CDS encoding glycosyltransferase family 4 protein translates to MTFAGGGIGTTAYHEARALYQHNSLIRLLCGAYRPSDIPANIIKAMGWPSRMLRRLALYDPARRIAYLHNMLYDRWSTRHFAPADVFLVWGGFGLQALHQAKSKGMKTIVHWASSHPLFRHALFVEEYERTGIGALPPEHMQKRALAEFEAADSVMVPSQFVADTFQKYGFPSERLFVNPYGVDTKRFQPAHQRPDDGIFRALFVGQVGTRKGIHYLLEAWDRLGWRDAELLIVGRPVAGIKPLLQRYAHHPTIRWVGHVRDPRPLYQQADVFVFPTIEEGSALVTYEALASGLPVITTPHAGAVARHGEEGLIVPIRDSMAVANALEYMRAHPSERQAMARAARQRALEFSWEAHGERLLAHFQAHLQRR, encoded by the coding sequence ATGACCTTTGCCGGTGGAGGAATTGGTACGACTGCATATCACGAAGCACGTGCGTTGTATCAACACAATTCACTCATCCGCTTGCTATGCGGTGCATACCGTCCATCTGACATACCAGCCAACATCATCAAAGCAATGGGCTGGCCTTCCCGCATGTTGCGCCGCCTTGCTCTTTATGATCCTGCCCGCCGTATCGCATACCTGCACAACATGTTGTATGACCGCTGGTCAACACGCCATTTTGCCCCGGCTGACGTTTTTCTCGTATGGGGAGGATTTGGTCTTCAGGCGTTGCACCAGGCCAAAAGCAAGGGAATGAAAACAATCGTACATTGGGCGTCTTCTCATCCCCTGTTTCGCCACGCTCTTTTCGTAGAAGAATACGAACGTACTGGTATTGGCGCGCTGCCCCCCGAACACATGCAAAAACGCGCGCTAGCGGAATTTGAAGCGGCTGATTCTGTTATGGTGCCCTCGCAGTTTGTCGCCGACACGTTCCAGAAGTACGGATTTCCCAGCGAACGGCTTTTCGTCAACCCCTACGGTGTGGATACCAAGCGCTTTCAGCCGGCGCACCAGCGCCCGGATGATGGTATTTTTCGTGCACTCTTTGTTGGACAGGTGGGAACGCGCAAAGGTATTCACTATTTGCTGGAGGCGTGGGACAGATTAGGCTGGCGTGACGCGGAACTTCTTATCGTCGGGAGGCCGGTGGCTGGAATCAAACCTTTGCTGCAACGTTACGCCCACCACCCCACAATCCGCTGGGTTGGACATGTTCGCGACCCACGTCCCTTGTATCAACAGGCGGATGTCTTCGTGTTTCCAACAATTGAGGAAGGAAGCGCACTGGTCACATACGAAGCCCTTGCATCCGGGCTTCCCGTCATCACGACGCCACACGCTGGTGCAGTCGCGCGTCATGGTGAGGAAGGGCTGATCGTCCCCATTCGTGACAGCATGGCAGTGGCCAACGCGCTAGAATACATGCGCGCCCACCCATCTGAACGCCAGGCAATGGCGCGTGCCGCACGCCAACGCGCTCTGGAATTCTCGTGGGAAGCGCATGGGGAACGTCTGTTGGCGCATTTTCAAGCACATTTGCAGAGAAGGTGA
- a CDS encoding glycosyltransferase family 2 protein: protein MPDLRFSVVIPTYNRYTLLRQCLQALQEQTYPAYEIIVVDDASSDETPHTLPKEFPTVRYIRLPQRSGPATARNVGIQTASGDIVAFTDDDCRVPPYWLETLAEAFTEHPDVVGVGGYQEAPDEILEKDIFAQAEQFMRAQRWQGRHIAPQKGGFEVPGFGTNNAAYRREVLLSVGGFDETFTSAAAEDTDLKWRICEQGYQLLYLPLKVDHYHTETVGSAWRRHIYRGIGAYDFGKKRGKAPSLVRIALRSIKRTLRLGKHLVQTDPRIAFIVYMKSMADVVGQYRAWQNDDERKFL from the coding sequence ATGCCAGACCTTCGTTTTTCTGTTGTCATCCCGACCTACAACCGTTATACGCTTTTACGTCAGTGCTTGCAGGCTTTACAGGAGCAAACATATCCGGCCTATGAAATCATTGTTGTTGACGACGCATCATCGGACGAAACACCGCACACATTACCGAAAGAATTCCCAACCGTGCGTTACATTCGACTTCCGCAGAGAAGCGGTCCTGCAACTGCACGGAATGTCGGCATCCAGACCGCTAGCGGTGATATTGTTGCCTTTACAGATGATGATTGCCGTGTCCCCCCATACTGGCTGGAAACGTTAGCAGAGGCGTTTACAGAACATCCTGATGTTGTTGGCGTTGGAGGGTATCAGGAAGCACCTGACGAAATACTTGAAAAAGATATTTTCGCACAGGCGGAGCAGTTCATGCGTGCCCAACGGTGGCAAGGACGACATATTGCTCCCCAAAAAGGCGGGTTTGAAGTCCCTGGCTTTGGCACCAACAACGCCGCCTATCGTCGGGAAGTGCTTCTCTCGGTTGGCGGCTTCGACGAGACGTTTACCAGTGCAGCGGCTGAAGATACCGACCTCAAATGGCGTATTTGCGAGCAGGGGTATCAACTGCTTTATCTGCCATTGAAAGTGGACCACTACCACACTGAGACAGTCGGTTCAGCATGGCGCAGGCATATTTACCGGGGTATTGGCGCGTACGACTTTGGAAAGAAGCGCGGCAAAGCCCCTTCACTCGTGCGCATTGCCCTGCGTAGCATCAAACGCACCTTGCGACTGGGGAAGCACCTTGTGCAAACCGATCCACGCATTGCTTTCATTGTGTACATGAAAAGCATGGCTGACGTCGTGGGGCAATATCGCGCATGGCAAAACGACGACGAAAGGAAGTTCCTATGA
- a CDS encoding alkaline phosphatase family protein: MSRILIIGLDGASPHLIRQWQNELPNLARLIEGGKFGVLQSITPPRSIPAWYCFATGTNPAKLGVFGFSQRLPGTYDYTFANFTYCRTRPFWDYLGEAGITTAVIHLPGTFPPRPLHGVMVSGWPAPANHGSLVYTHPPALSREIDAILGQPFEFLSPHPIARDNDELMRQERLRILRLHTQTALHVLRTTPWQVGVVVLSPLDRASHQFWKHMDPTHPQHNPAHAARLGDALLDIYRAHDDAVGQLLDLITPDDWVFIVSDHGFGPTHRVFYLNEWLMQQGYLVLKEKPQAGRLTWRTRLLGRAAAPLFWLNHHSETFRRLAAPFKKRALSNAVRHAYVRTKTQGLVRLNHLPVDWSRTRAYCPDEGALYLNLKGRDPQGIVEPGQEAERLLDEIEAGLRALQPPDTTQPLEAHIIRKEAVYEGPYMLDAPDMLVALDHYRTDVMAEVGAGMWDLNPVRSANHTPEGVLVAHGPGIAAGSAAGGLMDIAPTVLHMLGFPVPEEMDGRVLLDLFTEESAIRRRPVTYAATAVHEGAGEAFSEEDQAYIEKQLRDLGYLG, encoded by the coding sequence ATGAGTCGCATTCTCATCATTGGCCTTGATGGCGCTTCACCCCACCTCATTCGCCAATGGCAAAACGAACTCCCCAATCTCGCGCGGCTGATTGAGGGGGGGAAATTTGGCGTGTTGCAAAGCATCACCCCGCCACGTTCCATTCCCGCATGGTACTGCTTTGCCACCGGCACCAACCCCGCCAAACTTGGCGTTTTTGGCTTCAGCCAACGCTTGCCCGGCACGTACGACTACACGTTTGCCAACTTCACCTACTGCCGCACACGTCCCTTCTGGGACTACCTGGGCGAAGCCGGTATCACAACCGCCGTGATTCACCTGCCCGGCACCTTCCCCCCGCGCCCCCTGCATGGCGTCATGGTCTCAGGGTGGCCAGCCCCTGCCAATCACGGCTCGCTGGTCTATACCCATCCGCCGGCGCTCAGCCGCGAAATTGACGCCATCCTGGGGCAACCGTTCGAGTTTCTCAGCCCCCATCCCATCGCCCGTGACAATGACGAACTAATGCGGCAAGAACGCTTGCGCATCCTGCGCCTGCACACGCAAACCGCTTTGCACGTCTTGCGCACTACGCCGTGGCAAGTCGGGGTTGTTGTGCTCAGCCCGCTCGACCGCGCCAGCCATCAATTCTGGAAACACATGGACCCCACACACCCTCAGCACAACCCGGCGCACGCCGCACGCTTGGGCGACGCCTTGCTCGATATTTACCGCGCCCACGATGACGCCGTCGGGCAACTGCTCGACCTCATCACACCCGACGATTGGGTTTTCATCGTTTCCGACCATGGCTTTGGTCCCACCCATCGCGTGTTCTACCTCAACGAATGGCTTATGCAGCAAGGCTATCTTGTGCTGAAAGAAAAACCCCAAGCGGGACGGCTCACGTGGCGTACACGGTTGCTTGGGCGGGCGGCGGCGCCTTTGTTCTGGCTGAACCATCATTCGGAAACTTTCCGGCGCCTGGCAGCCCCCTTCAAGAAACGGGCTCTTTCCAACGCCGTGCGGCACGCCTACGTGCGAACCAAAACGCAAGGATTGGTGCGTCTGAACCACCTGCCCGTTGATTGGTCGCGCACGCGCGCCTATTGCCCCGATGAAGGCGCGCTCTACCTCAACCTCAAAGGGCGCGACCCACAAGGCATTGTCGAGCCGGGGCAAGAAGCCGAACGCTTGCTCGACGAAATCGAGGCCGGCTTGCGAGCACTCCAACCGCCTGATACAACCCAACCGCTCGAAGCGCACATCATTCGCAAAGAAGCAGTGTACGAAGGACCCTACATGCTCGACGCTCCGGATATGCTTGTGGCGCTTGACCACTACCGCACCGATGTCATGGCCGAAGTGGGAGCCGGCATGTGGGACCTCAACCCGGTGCGCAGCGCCAACCACACACCCGAAGGCGTGCTTGTCGCCCATGGACCTGGCATTGCGGCCGGCAGCGCAGCAGGGGGCTTGATGGACATTGCGCCTACCGTCTTGCACATGCTGGGCTTCCCCGTGCCCGAGGAGATGGACGGGCGTGTCCTGCTAGACCTTTTCACAGAAGAAAGCGCGATTCGACGTCGTCCAGTGACGTATGCTGCCACGGCCGTCCATGAAGGCGCGGGAGAGGCATTCAGTGAAGAGGATCAGGCGTACATCGAGAAGCAATTGCGCGATTTAGGGTACTTGGGATGA
- a CDS encoding glycosyltransferase family 4 protein yields the protein MKAKPHVAILTFDFPPSTGGVQTWLGEMAARWSSRMRLTVITPVAANTSHEPWERFVVPNTHPWTFWRALQAVQPEYLVIGHAHPRLLLAAWLARRPFTLIIHGADFLAARGRWHFPLFVALINKAQRIIANSHALAARYRQHGVHAPLRVVHLGTDPNRFHPPAEPVPHPPTILTVSRLHAYKGLDTLITALPHIRQAVPKVRYLIAGTGPDRPRLEALARQYGVEQAVVFRGYVPDEELPRIYHEADIFALLSREEGGNIEGFGIVLLEAAASGLPTIAARSGGMPEAIRDGITGVVVPPNDVQAVARHTIDLLQSPEKRRAMGQAGRRWVEEQMNWQRVSEEVARLLLGST from the coding sequence ATGAAAGCCAAACCACATGTTGCCATCCTCACGTTTGATTTTCCCCCATCCACGGGGGGCGTTCAGACCTGGCTGGGCGAAATGGCCGCGCGCTGGTCATCGCGTATGCGCCTTACCGTCATCACACCGGTTGCCGCCAACACGTCCCACGAACCATGGGAGCGGTTCGTCGTTCCCAACACGCACCCGTGGACATTCTGGCGTGCGCTTCAAGCCGTCCAACCTGAATATCTCGTCATAGGGCATGCGCATCCCCGCTTGCTTCTTGCGGCGTGGCTCGCACGTCGTCCGTTCACACTCATCATCCACGGCGCTGATTTTCTCGCCGCCCGTGGGCGTTGGCACTTCCCGCTTTTCGTCGCACTTATCAACAAAGCGCAACGCATTATTGCCAACTCACACGCTCTCGCGGCGCGCTACCGCCAGCATGGGGTGCATGCACCACTGCGTGTCGTCCACCTTGGTACCGACCCCAACCGCTTTCATCCCCCTGCGGAACCAGTCCCACACCCGCCAACTATCCTCACCGTTTCACGCCTCCATGCGTACAAAGGGCTTGATACACTCATCACCGCCCTGCCGCATATTCGCCAAGCGGTTCCTAAAGTGCGCTATCTGATTGCCGGCACTGGTCCAGACCGCCCCCGTTTGGAAGCGCTGGCGCGCCAGTATGGGGTGGAGCAGGCGGTTGTGTTTCGCGGGTATGTTCCCGATGAAGAACTGCCCCGCATCTACCACGAAGCCGATATTTTTGCACTGCTCTCGCGTGAAGAAGGCGGCAACATTGAAGGGTTTGGAATTGTCCTGCTGGAAGCCGCGGCGAGCGGGCTCCCCACAATTGCCGCACGGAGCGGCGGCATGCCGGAAGCCATACGTGACGGCATCACAGGGGTGGTTGTACCCCCCAACGATGTTCAGGCTGTCGCAAGGCACACGATTGACCTGCTCCAATCGCCGGAAAAACGTCGCGCCATGGGGCAAGCCGGTCGGCGTTGGGTGGAAGAGCAAATGAACTGGCAGCGCGTGAGTGAAGAGGTGGCGCGTCTTCTCCTAGGAAGCACATAA
- a CDS encoding sulfotransferase family protein codes for MKRPNFFIIGAPKCGTTSLARWLGEHPNIYMSPIKEPNFFNEEGPNVVSSLEQYEALFAKANESHLAVGEASTHYLFSRTAVPNILAYAPEARFIVCVRNPVEMAPALHAERVWQRKETIGDFEQAWRLQAARREGRHIPPTAKGHPHVLQYGEYCRLGAQLERLYTHVSPERVCVIVLDDMAHNPRRVYQHVLAFLNLPDDGRTDFPVYNRRKQVRSVWSNMAIHTLGRFKRRLGIRQSLGIGRVLVRLNHSKTPQALSPVLRAELCTYFHDDILLLQTLLQRDLRDWLCAS; via the coding sequence ATGAAACGGCCAAACTTCTTTATTATCGGAGCGCCGAAATGTGGTACAACATCGTTGGCGCGCTGGCTGGGAGAGCATCCGAACATTTACATGTCGCCCATCAAAGAGCCAAATTTCTTCAACGAAGAAGGTCCCAATGTTGTTTCTTCGCTTGAACAGTATGAAGCCTTGTTTGCCAAAGCCAATGAAAGCCATCTTGCCGTGGGGGAAGCTTCAACGCATTATCTCTTCTCACGCACAGCCGTGCCCAATATTCTGGCATACGCCCCTGAGGCGCGGTTCATTGTATGCGTGCGCAACCCTGTTGAGATGGCACCCGCACTCCATGCCGAGCGCGTTTGGCAACGGAAAGAGACAATTGGTGATTTTGAGCAAGCGTGGCGGTTGCAGGCAGCGCGGCGTGAAGGACGACATATTCCACCAACAGCAAAAGGACACCCGCATGTTTTACAATACGGCGAATATTGCCGCTTAGGAGCGCAATTAGAACGTCTCTACACACACGTTTCACCTGAGCGTGTGTGTGTCATTGTTTTGGACGATATGGCGCACAATCCGCGCCGTGTTTACCAGCACGTGCTCGCTTTTCTCAATCTCCCAGATGATGGCAGAACAGATTTTCCCGTGTACAATCGCCGCAAGCAAGTTCGTTCCGTATGGAGCAACATGGCCATCCACACACTGGGGCGTTTCAAGCGCAGGCTGGGAATCCGGCAAAGTCTGGGCATTGGGCGTGTATTGGTGCGTCTCAATCACTCGAAAACGCCACAAGCGCTTTCGCCCGTCTTGCGTGCTGAATTGTGCACCTACTTCCATGATGATATTTTGCTTTTACAGACGCTTCTGCAACGTGATTTGCGTGATTGGTTATGTGCTTCCTAG
- a CDS encoding cobalamin-binding protein, whose amino-acid sequence MFETLYPRRIVSLAAEVPAILQALDEFHRLVGVSVFATYPPDVEHLPHVGGFSTPNVRRILDLRPDLVITTSDIHAEVTAELVRVGVQVISLNPHRLEDVYRNILLIGGLVGRMERAQWVVARMQADLATLARSLGLAAPVRVYFEEWPGPMVSGIGWVSDLIHLLGGEDIFRDRAVHAKAAQRVVTPELVRERQPDVIFLSWCGKPADTAILHRRPGWEAIPAVRENRIFEIPSDVILQAGPQLIEGARMLADGLRTVSQVLHVHRQSIQE is encoded by the coding sequence ATGTTTGAGACGCTTTATCCGCGGCGGATTGTGAGCTTGGCGGCAGAAGTGCCTGCTATTTTGCAGGCGTTGGACGAGTTTCACCGCCTTGTGGGCGTGAGCGTCTTTGCGACGTACCCACCCGATGTTGAACATCTTCCGCACGTCGGCGGTTTTTCAACCCCAAACGTGCGCCGCATTCTTGATTTACGCCCGGACCTTGTCATTACTACCAGCGATATTCATGCCGAAGTGACGGCTGAGCTTGTACGCGTGGGTGTACAGGTCATAAGCCTCAACCCCCACCGCCTGGAAGATGTGTATCGCAACATTTTGCTGATTGGTGGACTGGTTGGGCGCATGGAACGGGCGCAATGGGTGGTGGCGCGTATGCAGGCTGACCTTGCCACGTTGGCGCGCTCGCTGGGGCTTGCTGCGCCGGTGCGCGTTTACTTTGAAGAGTGGCCGGGGCCTATGGTGAGCGGTATTGGCTGGGTGAGCGACTTGATTCACCTGCTGGGCGGCGAAGATATTTTCCGCGATCGAGCGGTGCACGCCAAAGCGGCGCAACGTGTTGTAACACCTGAATTGGTGCGTGAGCGCCAACCCGATGTCATTTTTCTTTCATGGTGTGGAAAGCCGGCGGATACCGCCATCCTGCACAGACGCCCCGGTTGGGAAGCCATCCCGGCTGTACGTGAGAACCGTATCTTTGAGATTCCTTCAGATGTGATTTTGCAGGCGGGCCCACAATTGATTGAGGGCGCCCGCATGTTAGCGGACGGCCTGCGTACAGTCTCGCAGGTTCTTCACGTCCATCGCCAGTCAATTCAGGAGTAG
- a CDS encoding ABC transporter substrate-binding protein, whose product MRSRLLASLAILLFTAWVVACNQQATSNETEEQSAATPVTLAMGFIPNVQFAPFYVAHAKGYYAEEGIDLTFDYGMENDLVQLVAADELQFAIASGDQVILGRSQGLPVVYVMEWYRRYPVAVTSITLDLQHPKDLEGHTLGLPGLFGANYIGWLAMAYAADVDQDRVHLEAIGFNQVPALIDGQVDAAMVYATNEPLQLKLQGYDPKTLYVSDYIDLVSNGLITNEKSIETRSELVEGMVRASLRGLADTLANPDEAFDIVVKEYVPEAGGENAEIQRAVLEEALSFWQSETLGASRPEAWQASVEFMAAAGLIDTTPNVETLFTNQFVDTASVSLRR is encoded by the coding sequence ATGCGCAGTCGGTTATTGGCGAGTTTAGCGATTTTGCTGTTTACCGCGTGGGTGGTTGCGTGCAATCAGCAAGCAACATCCAATGAAACAGAAGAACAATCGGCAGCCACGCCAGTCACGTTGGCGATGGGCTTTATCCCAAATGTCCAATTTGCTCCTTTTTACGTCGCGCATGCAAAGGGCTATTACGCCGAAGAAGGCATTGACTTGACATTTGACTACGGCATGGAAAATGACCTCGTCCAGTTGGTTGCGGCCGATGAATTGCAATTCGCCATTGCGAGTGGCGACCAGGTTATTTTGGGGCGCTCGCAAGGATTGCCTGTGGTGTACGTCATGGAGTGGTATCGTCGCTACCCTGTGGCGGTCACTTCAATTACGCTTGATTTGCAACATCCCAAGGATTTGGAAGGGCATACATTGGGGCTCCCTGGGCTTTTTGGGGCCAATTACATTGGCTGGCTGGCAATGGCTTACGCCGCTGACGTTGACCAGGACCGCGTGCACCTTGAAGCCATTGGGTTCAACCAGGTGCCCGCACTCATTGACGGTCAGGTGGACGCCGCCATGGTGTATGCGACAAACGAGCCGTTGCAGTTGAAGTTGCAAGGGTATGACCCGAAGACGCTCTACGTCAGTGATTACATTGACCTTGTGTCGAATGGGTTGATTACGAATGAAAAGAGTATCGAGACGCGCAGTGAACTGGTTGAAGGTATGGTGCGCGCCTCGCTGCGCGGGTTGGCTGATACACTCGCCAACCCCGATGAAGCCTTCGATATTGTTGTGAAAGAGTATGTGCCCGAAGCCGGCGGCGAAAATGCCGAGATTCAACGGGCTGTGTTAGAGGAAGCCCTCTCTTTCTGGCAGTCGGAAACGTTGGGGGCAAGTCGCCCCGAAGCGTGGCAGGCGAGTGTCGAATTCATGGCGGCCGCCGGCTTGATTGATACGACGCCGAATGTTGAGACGTTGTTCACGAATCAGTTTGTGGACACGGCGTCGGTTTCGCTACGGCGATAA
- a CDS encoding ABC transporter permease has product MVEWQRIAFVDSRKRQARESQRQAIAAPATIGVLGIIVAWQLLVWIGDYPTFILPEPAAVFRKFAETITNGLLWRHLRLTLLEVLLGFALGFSSATALGYYLAHHRRAEHMITPYLVAMQAVPVVAIAPLLVIWFGFGLLSKVLICALIVFFPVLINTIVGVRSVRREWLDMMHVWHASRWETFRLVEVPAALPVLFGGLKLGVTLAVVGAVVGEFVGAREGLGALINIARGGLYDTTLLFVALFTLVAMALALYGSVVWLEQRVRWW; this is encoded by the coding sequence ATGGTGGAATGGCAACGCATTGCTTTCGTGGATAGCCGAAAACGACAAGCGCGAGAGAGCCAACGTCAAGCGATTGCTGCACCAGCGACAATCGGGGTGTTGGGCATTATCGTTGCCTGGCAACTGCTCGTCTGGATTGGCGATTATCCGACTTTTATTCTGCCGGAACCTGCGGCGGTTTTTCGCAAATTCGCAGAAACCATCACAAACGGGCTGTTGTGGCGTCATCTGCGATTGACACTCTTGGAAGTGCTTTTGGGCTTTGCCCTCGGCTTTTCGAGTGCGACGGCATTGGGGTATTACTTGGCCCACCACCGACGCGCTGAGCATATGATCACCCCCTATCTCGTTGCGATGCAAGCCGTTCCTGTGGTGGCTATTGCACCGTTGCTGGTCATCTGGTTCGGGTTTGGCTTGCTGAGCAAAGTGCTGATTTGTGCGCTCATCGTCTTCTTCCCTGTACTCATCAACACGATTGTGGGGGTGCGCTCTGTACGCCGCGAATGGCTTGACATGATGCACGTTTGGCACGCTTCACGCTGGGAAACGTTCCGACTGGTGGAAGTACCGGCGGCATTACCGGTCTTGTTTGGCGGGTTGAAGTTGGGCGTTACGTTGGCTGTAGTGGGCGCCGTGGTTGGTGAATTTGTAGGCGCGCGTGAAGGGCTGGGGGCGCTCATCAACATTGCGCGTGGCGGCTTGTACGATACAACGTTGCTATTCGTCGCCTTGTTCACGCTCGTTGCGATGGCGCTGGCACTCTACGGAAGCGTCGTCTGGCTGGAACAGCGCGTGCGCTGGTGGTAA
- a CDS encoding M23 family metallopeptidase, whose product MSIMRRLAFIVGAGLIVGLGVWAWKTAAWQGVRLLWQWQRATSDLNQFAVHAGMRCGDAPMRIPTDGLIVFGWGDSFRPGHRHTGFDIFGPGDEEGVVPVVAAYDGYLTRESTWRSAVIIRHENVPGAPTPVIWTYYAHMASSDGETSFIAPAFPPGTHERFVEAGTLLGYQGRWSGNPRQPTGLHLHFSVVKSTPNGGYANETILENTYDPAPFLGVEKQNDLWVCQAGESRR is encoded by the coding sequence ATGAGCATCATGCGCCGTCTTGCCTTCATTGTTGGCGCAGGTCTCATCGTCGGGCTGGGTGTGTGGGCGTGGAAAACAGCCGCCTGGCAGGGCGTGCGTCTTCTGTGGCAGTGGCAACGCGCCACATCGGACTTGAACCAATTTGCCGTCCACGCCGGCATGCGGTGCGGCGACGCACCCATGCGCATCCCCACCGACGGCCTGATTGTCTTCGGCTGGGGCGATAGTTTTCGCCCCGGACACCGGCACACCGGATTCGACATCTTTGGACCGGGAGATGAAGAGGGCGTTGTGCCCGTTGTTGCCGCGTATGACGGTTACCTGACACGTGAGAGCACATGGCGCAGCGCCGTGATTATTCGCCATGAAAATGTGCCCGGTGCTCCCACCCCCGTCATCTGGACGTACTATGCACACATGGCATCATCAGATGGCGAGACATCCTTCATCGCGCCGGCGTTTCCACCCGGTACACATGAGCGGTTTGTGGAAGCGGGAACGCTACTCGGCTATCAGGGGCGCTGGTCGGGGAATCCACGCCAGCCGACAGGCTTACATTTGCATTTTTCAGTTGTGAAGAGCACACCCAACGGCGGTTATGCCAACGAAACTATTTTGGAAAACACCTACGACCCCGCTCCCTTTTTGGGCGTAGAGAAGCAAAATGACCTGTGGGTTTGCCAGGCAGGTGAATCACGGCGGTGA